The nucleotide window GTAGCCAACCTTCCAGCCGGTGGTGTGATAGGTTTTACCGAAGGATGATACAACGAACGCCCGTTCAGCCAGCGCTGGTCTGCGCAACAGGCTCTGGTGCGGACCATTGAAGCAGATATGTTCGTAAACCTCATCGCTGAGCAGCAGAACTCCGCTGTCTTTCACCAGCGCCTCCAACTGATCAAGGTCCGCTGATGACAATACAGAACCGGTTGGGTTATGGGGGCTGTTCAGAATAATCATGCGGGTTCTGGAGTTGATGGCCGCCTTAACCTGTGGCCAGTCAATTGTAAAACCAGGGGCCTGCAGAGCCAGATGCACTGCCCGCCCACCGTTCAGCTCAATGGCCGGTTCGTAACAGTCATACGCCGGATCAAAGACGATCACCTCATCCCCAGGACAGACCACAGCACCAATTGCAGCAAACAAAGCCTCAGTGGCGCCGGATGTAACCGTCACCTCGGTTTCCGGGTTAACGGTACAGCCATAGAGCTTTTCCACTTTGAGTGCGATCGCATTGCGCAGCGCTGGCACACCCGCCATAGGGGCATACTGATTGAAGCCGTTTTCCAGGTAGTAGGTTACTCTGTCCAGCAACGCCAGCGGACCGTCAAAATCGGGAAAGCCCTGAGACAAATTAATAGCCCCATGCTTTGCTGCAAGCTGCGACATCTCAGTAAAAATAGTCGTACCAACTTTTGGTAGTTTGGTCGGTGGGTATTGCATGAATGTGATGTTCCTTTACAAGCGCGCCGTAAAATACAGCTATATAGACCAACTCTAAGTCTGCTCTGGCTAAGGGTCAAGCTGAACCCGCCCCCTGATCAGAATATCAGCAGATGCAGTACGCCTCGCACCAGAATCCCGACGATAGCACCAAACACTGCGGCCCGCGCAATGGATGAAACCCGCTTACCCGCAGCCATCAGAATCGCGACCCCGGCCACATCAAACGGGTGGATTATAAAACCCGCAATTCTGTTCAGGTCGGTCGCCGTCATCACCCCCTGATTAATCAGGTCAATGGTTACCCCCATCATAGCCGTACCACCGGCAATAAACTTTGTCACTATCGGCAAGACAGTCGATTCAGGCAGGTCCACCAGTGCCAGTACCGGGGCAAGCAGAGTGGTAAGTAGCTCCATCGAGCCGGTCACTTTCAGCACATTAACAAAGCAGAGAGCCAGAATCAGCAATGGTATTGAGGCGATGACAATTTTCACCCCCTCCTGGCCACCATCTGACAGAATCTGAATCACGTTTTTCTGTTCATGCAGCTCGGGAGCCAGATGTTCAACATGGCTGTAATCATCATCCAGAGCCGGGTCGCGGGCAAACAGATAGTAGGTTGCTGCCGCCGCAATAAGGCCTCCAACCAGCGAGGTGATCATAATAACCGGCACATCCAGCCCGACCACCGCCATAGGAAAAACAACATTCGCTTGCGACATCGTCAGCACCACCGCCAGGGTTGCTGCGATTGCCCGCCGGGCAGTGCCATCACGATCCATAATCGCCAGAGTGGCAACCGGCGCGTT belongs to Amphritea atlantica and includes:
- a CDS encoding pyridoxal phosphate-dependent aminotransferase, yielding MQYPPTKLPKVGTTIFTEMSQLAAKHGAINLSQGFPDFDGPLALLDRVTYYLENGFNQYAPMAGVPALRNAIALKVEKLYGCTVNPETEVTVTSGATEALFAAIGAVVCPGDEVIVFDPAYDCYEPAIELNGGRAVHLALQAPGFTIDWPQVKAAINSRTRMIILNSPHNPTGSVLSSADLDQLEALVKDSGVLLLSDEVYEHICFNGPHQSLLRRPALAERAFVVSSFGKTYHTTGWKVGYCIAPAPLMTEFRKLHQYLTFCTVHPIQLALADFINDFPEHYLELPDFYQQKRDLFCQLMQPGRFRFTPADGTYFQLMDYSEIQPDMDDLTFARWLTTEIGVAAIPISVFYQSPPEQRLVRFCFAKGDDTLREAAEKLCKI
- a CDS encoding nucleoside recognition family protein, whose protein sequence is MEQIITLILDSGRTAVDMVLYVLLPVMVVMLALMKLLESKGVLGWISNRLSPLVKLFGVPGVGIFAMLQILFVSFNAPVATLAIMDRDGTARRAIAATLAVVLTMSQANVVFPMAVVGLDVPVIMITSLVGGLIAAAATYYLFARDPALDDDYSHVEHLAPELHEQKNVIQILSDGGQEGVKIVIASIPLLILALCFVNVLKVTGSMELLTTLLAPVLALVDLPESTVLPIVTKFIAGGTAMMGVTIDLINQGVMTATDLNRIAGFIIHPFDVAGVAILMAAGKRVSSIARAAVFGAIVGILVRGVLHLLIF